TATCTCGGCAACAGCACTACAGACCAGTACCTAGCCATATTCCAACGCCTGAAGTCAGTATTTAAAACGGACTTTTCCAACTACAAGCCGACCACCGTAAATCGCCGTATAGAACGGCGCATGGCCCACCACAAAAAGGAGAAACTCGAAGAATACATAAAAGTACTCGATTCTGATCCCGAGGAAGCCAAACAGCTCTACCAAGACCTCCTAATCGGAGTAACCAAGTTCTTCCGAGACCCCGACGCTTTCAACTCGCTTCGAAACGAAGTGGTTGAAAAACTGGTGCAATCCCGCTCTAGCGGCGACGAATTGAGAATTTGGATACCTGCCTGCGCCACTGGAGAGGAAGCCTACTCCGTGGCCATGACTTTCTGGGAGGCGATCGAACAGTCGAAAAAGAAAATCGTACTGAGAATATTCGGTACCGATCTGCATGCGGAATCAATAACATTTGCCGCGGCGGGAATCTACTCTCAACAGAGTTTAGAACACGTATCCAAGGAACGGATAAACAAGTTCTTCAAGCCCGTCGGTGAGAAATACCAAATCAACGCGGAATTGAGGAAAACGATCGTCTTTGCGGAGCAGAACCTTCTTAGAGACCCGCCCTTCACCAAAATCGATTTGGTGACTTGCAGAAACATGCTCATCTACCTTCAGCCCATTGCCCAGAAGAAGGTGTTCACCATGTTCCTTTTCTCTCTAAACGTGGGCGGCTACCTGTTTCTAGGTCCGAGCGAGTCGCTCGGAGAGATGGATAGCGAGTTCGATATCGTCGATCGGCAATGGAACATTTTCCGAGAAAGGCGCGACGTCAGGCTGCCTCCCATCATAAACCTACCCCAGCAACTCCCTCCCTCCCAAACCTACGCAGTGGGCCGCTCGCGTTATGGAGAAATGCCCTACGGATACCCCCGCCGAAGCGGGCTGGATGTAGATATATCCCAAGCCTACGACGAACTGCTGGGCACCTACATGTCACCAAGCCTATTGGTCGACTCGTCATTTCAACTCCTCCACGTATTCGGCAATGCCTCGGCATTTATACAACCGCCCAAGGGCCGCACCACCTTGGAGGTCCTCAACCTCGTCAACGGAAACCTAAGACTCGCCCTAAATACTGCTCTGCAAAGAGCGACTAAGGACCGAGAGCCATTCACCCTGAGCAACATACCGATAGATTTGGAAAACGAGGAGCGGAAGTTCATAGACTTGACGGTCCGCCCCTTGAGAAACCAACGCTTCCTCCTCATTCAGTTCGAGGAACACCAAGTCCACAGTACCATCGTCAGCGAACTGGCCCAAGACTTCGACATGGACGAGGAGACCCAAGGCCGCATTTTAGAGCTCGAAAAGGAGCTCCAATTCTCGCGAGAAAACCTGCAGGCGACAATCGAAGAGCTCGAAACGTCCAACGAAGAAGTGCAAGCCACCAACGAGGAGCTGCTTGCATCCAACGAGGAACTACAATCAACCAACGAGGAGCTCCAGTCCGTTAACGAAGAGCTTTTCACAGTTAATACTGAGTACGAAAAGAAGAACCAGGAACTAACCCAGCTAAACAACGATATTGATAACTTGCTGCAGAGCACCGAAATCGGGACCATATTCCTCGATCAAGACTTGAAGGTCCGTAAATTCACA
This genomic interval from Pelagicoccus albus contains the following:
- a CDS encoding chemotaxis protein CheB → MNKEPKPIEAEESTPTESNQPKYIVGIGASAGGLEALVQLFSATPANTGLAFVVVQHLSPDFKSVMDELLARHTDMPIHLVEDRVEIEANTVYLIPPKKEMVLLDNRLLLTDKDPTKSLSLPIDVFFRTLAQDKGEKAIAVVLSGTGSDGSRGIVDIHDEGGVVFCQTEESAKFNGMPRSAVETGLVDYVLSPKDIPQAILKYTGSPLVEHLDNQDQYPYLGNSTTDQYLAIFQRLKSVFKTDFSNYKPTTVNRRIERRMAHHKKEKLEEYIKVLDSDPEEAKQLYQDLLIGVTKFFRDPDAFNSLRNEVVEKLVQSRSSGDELRIWIPACATGEEAYSVAMTFWEAIEQSKKKIVLRIFGTDLHAESITFAAAGIYSQQSLEHVSKERINKFFKPVGEKYQINAELRKTIVFAEQNLLRDPPFTKIDLVTCRNMLIYLQPIAQKKVFTMFLFSLNVGGYLFLGPSESLGEMDSEFDIVDRQWNIFRERRDVRLPPIINLPQQLPPSQTYAVGRSRYGEMPYGYPRRSGLDVDISQAYDELLGTYMSPSLLVDSSFQLLHVFGNASAFIQPPKGRTTLEVLNLVNGNLRLALNTALQRATKDREPFTLSNIPIDLENEERKFIDLTVRPLRNQRFLLIQFEEHQVHSTIVSELAQDFDMDEETQGRILELEKELQFSRENLQATIEELETSNEEVQATNEELLASNEELQSTNEELQSVNEELFTVNTEYEKKNQELTQLNNDIDNLLQSTEIGTIFLDQDLKVRKFTPAIADAFNLLPMDIGRPFEHITFNIVGIKDIAAKIRSVIGTRTPIVEEVRNRDGKWQLMRILPYITTRNESTGAVLTLVDINMIKEAERELQVKANALSNAKEDLEEFAYTISHDIQEPLRSVSGYIDLLSKRFQNADSEVKEYLDFATGSSNRMKEMINGLLAYTRVETRAKPFVEVELSTLIEDAKKSLADKIEETNAEIRQEGCQLSVFCEKIQVTSLIANLIDNSLKFRSAQAPIIVVAAKTSEDRVLVSVRDNGTGVEPVNQSSVFDIFYRENGNSGPQGLGLGLALCKRIAIKHGGNITIDSNPGLGTTVEFCLPRNQQSVVDI